A single genomic interval of Nostoc commune NIES-4072 harbors:
- a CDS encoding efflux RND transporter permease subunit: MNFIETAVRWRHGTFVLFCLLAMFGVFSLLKLPLELQPGGDRPEITITTTYPGAGPTEVEDLITRPIEEQMQEVLGVQEISSTSRAGRSSITLEFAQDANARERMVDVLNRLQQVESLPPEAQESSVELVGGNSSPMMWIPFDTKEGFQPDADRYRDLAEEVVIPRLRRVEGTGQFLLVGGQEREVEVKVDPKALSDRNLAIGDVVRVLQENNRDIRGGPLILGRREYRVRTISRSQDLSQIEGFVLRRDQSGTVYLRDVAKVQMGRKPQDSALVFNGKPGVAVGVIRQIGANVPEVAKGIRAEIAALQTEFDQQNQGIRFVYNYDESQYINQSIAFVQGNLVSGALLATIVLILFLGSMRTVAVVAITIPTTLIMVFIVMSAFGRTLNIISLAGLAFAVGMVVDNAIVVIENVFTHIQQGKSAMRAAIEGTQEVWGAMLGSTLTNVVVFVPLLMVTGEAGQLYTDMAIALSASSLFSLFAALTLVPMLSGLFLKQSEAMQMMQGGEYRGGNWFERMVAKTSAVFRHFQSKLENFLATTVSWSLGRKRIGRRLIVLSIPIVLLVTSIFLLPPADYLPEGNRNLVVLRAEPLPGTSIPEAIRQSEPVQKFLRSQPEVERIMYVDRPGALRGIATILKPEFATTTGLADMVDRLRAQSSNFAGYRFVIPTRISIFRDPGKEFEVDIVGADLNQIGDLEKQITGKLRSLPGVQNVRSNFVLGAGELQVIPNRERIAEVGLSEAEIGSMVEAALGGKVASDYIDGKEELDVSVELQNTAVETPEQLRQLPLYTRGRQVQLGDIAEVVETTGADAINHVDLERSISLTVSLAPDAPLARLVERTEEEILNPLRASLPTGYRLELAGSADQLAITVGQLAAAFAFSILITYLLLVALYRSFLYPVVIMATVPMGMSGALLSLVIANLIPGMNVALDMITALGFVILTGVVVNNAILLVDRALQLQQAGDDFDASLYNATNDRLRAIFMSAGTSVLGMLPLAVLPGQGSELYQGLGIVLTGGLAFSTILTPTVVPALMGLLYDLSGRKSLRSPTAKKPDKLATN, from the coding sequence AACAGAGGTAGAAGACCTGATTACCCGCCCCATCGAAGAACAGATGCAAGAGGTGCTAGGTGTCCAAGAAATTAGCAGTACTTCTCGTGCTGGACGTAGCAGCATTACCTTAGAATTTGCTCAGGATGCCAACGCTAGAGAACGGATGGTAGATGTTCTCAACCGCTTACAGCAGGTGGAAAGCTTGCCCCCAGAAGCTCAAGAATCGAGTGTAGAACTGGTAGGTGGTAACAGTTCACCGATGATGTGGATTCCGTTTGATACCAAAGAAGGATTTCAACCGGATGCAGACCGTTATCGGGACTTAGCAGAAGAAGTGGTAATTCCCCGTTTGCGGCGAGTCGAGGGAACTGGACAATTTTTGTTAGTAGGTGGACAAGAACGAGAAGTCGAGGTGAAGGTTGATCCGAAAGCATTAAGCGATCGCAATCTCGCAATTGGTGATGTAGTCCGAGTTCTTCAAGAAAATAACCGTGATATCCGGGGTGGGCCATTAATTCTCGGACGACGGGAATATCGAGTCCGCACAATTAGCAGATCGCAAGATTTATCGCAAATTGAAGGCTTTGTGCTGCGACGCGACCAATCAGGCACAGTTTACTTGCGAGATGTAGCAAAAGTCCAGATGGGACGCAAACCCCAAGATAGCGCGTTGGTGTTCAACGGCAAACCTGGGGTAGCAGTCGGTGTAATTCGGCAGATTGGGGCGAATGTGCCGGAGGTTGCTAAAGGCATCCGGGCGGAAATTGCTGCACTACAAACTGAATTTGACCAACAAAATCAAGGCATTCGCTTTGTTTATAACTACGATGAAAGCCAGTACATCAATCAATCCATTGCATTTGTTCAAGGCAACTTAGTTAGTGGGGCACTATTAGCAACCATCGTCTTGATTCTGTTCCTTGGCTCCATGCGTACCGTTGCAGTGGTGGCAATTACAATTCCCACTACACTGATTATGGTGTTCATTGTCATGTCTGCATTTGGACGCACATTAAACATTATCAGTTTGGCGGGATTAGCGTTTGCAGTGGGTATGGTCGTGGATAATGCGATCGTCGTAATTGAGAATGTTTTCACCCATATCCAGCAAGGCAAAAGTGCCATGCGGGCAGCCATTGAAGGTACTCAGGAAGTTTGGGGCGCAATGCTTGGTTCTACTTTAACCAACGTAGTCGTATTTGTACCACTGTTAATGGTGACGGGTGAAGCAGGGCAACTCTACACCGATATGGCGATCGCTCTTTCTGCCTCTTCTCTATTCTCGCTGTTTGCGGCATTAACTTTAGTCCCAATGCTATCAGGATTGTTCCTGAAACAATCGGAAGCCATGCAAATGATGCAGGGTGGTGAATATCGGGGCGGTAATTGGTTTGAGCGTATGGTAGCTAAAACCTCTGCGGTGTTTCGTCATTTTCAAAGCAAACTGGAAAACTTTCTCGCCACTACCGTCAGTTGGTCACTGGGACGTAAGCGTATTGGTCGCAGGTTAATTGTGCTGTCGATTCCGATTGTTTTATTAGTGACTAGTATTTTTCTTTTACCACCTGCCGATTATTTACCCGAAGGAAATCGTAACTTAGTTGTATTGCGGGCAGAACCGTTACCGGGAACCAGTATCCCAGAAGCGATTCGGCAATCTGAACCTGTGCAAAAATTTCTGCGATCGCAACCAGAAGTTGAGCGCATCATGTATGTTGACCGTCCAGGGGCGCTGCGAGGTATTGCAACTATCTTAAAACCAGAATTTGCCACGACTACGGGACTCGCTGATATGGTGGATCGGTTACGCGCCCAAAGCAGTAACTTTGCTGGATACCGTTTTGTAATCCCAACACGGATTTCTATATTCCGCGATCCGGGTAAAGAATTTGAAGTGGATATTGTTGGGGCTGATTTAAATCAGATTGGTGATTTAGAAAAGCAAATTACCGGGAAATTGCGATCGCTTCCAGGGGTTCAGAATGTGCGCTCAAACTTTGTATTGGGTGCAGGAGAATTACAAGTGATTCCCAACCGCGAACGCATCGCCGAAGTGGGACTTTCGGAAGCGGAAATTGGTTCGATGGTAGAAGCAGCATTGGGTGGTAAAGTTGCCTCCGATTACATTGATGGCAAAGAAGAATTAGATGTCTCAGTGGAGTTGCAAAATACTGCTGTGGAAACCCCAGAGCAACTGCGCCAATTACCTCTATATACACGAGGACGACAAGTGCAACTAGGGGATATTGCCGAAGTCGTGGAAACAACGGGAGCTGATGCCATTAACCACGTTGATTTAGAGCGCTCAATTAGTCTTACTGTTTCCCTTGCACCCGATGCTCCTCTTGCTAGGCTTGTAGAACGTACCGAAGAAGAAATTCTAAATCCTTTGCGTGCTAGTTTACCAACAGGCTATCGGCTAGAACTGGCAGGTTCAGCAGATCAGTTAGCAATAACTGTTGGTCAATTAGCTGCTGCTTTTGCATTTTCGATTTTGATTACTTACTTGTTACTGGTGGCGTTGTATCGCTCATTCCTTTACCCAGTAGTAATTATGGCAACAGTGCCGATGGGTATGAGTGGCGCACTATTGAGCCTAGTAATTGCTAATCTAATTCCGGGAATGAATGTAGCATTGGATATGATTACAGCCTTGGGATTTGTGATTCTTACAGGTGTGGTTGTTAACAACGCCATTCTACTAGTTGATCGCGCCTTGCAACTCCAGCAAGCAGGTGACGATTTTGATGCATCCTTATATAATGCGACAAACGATCGCTTACGGGCGATTTTCATGTCTGCTGGAACTAGTGTTTTAGGGATGTTACCGCTAGCAGTTTTACCAGGTCAGGGTTCAGAATTATATCAGGGGTTAGGCATTGTCTTAACAGGTGGTCTGGCTTTTTCTACGATTTTGACTCCTACTGTCGTACCCGCACTTATGGGTTTACTGTACGATCTTTCTGGACGTAAATCGCTGCGATCGCCAACTGCAAAAAAGCCGGACAAACTAGCTACTAACTGA
- the msrA gene encoding peptide-methionine (S)-S-oxide reductase MsrA has protein sequence MQNANLQKATFGAGCFWGVEAAFRQVKGVTSTAVGYSGGHFENPTYEDVCRGKTGHAEAVEVEYDPAIVSYEELLNVFWNKHNPTISNHQESDVGDQYRSVIFFHTPEQELLARASKEQLENSSRYHKNPIVTEIVAASQFYRAEEYHQQYLEKHGRVSYKIG, from the coding sequence ATGCAAAACGCTAATCTACAAAAAGCGACATTTGGAGCAGGCTGTTTCTGGGGAGTTGAAGCAGCATTTCGTCAAGTGAAAGGAGTAACTTCTACAGCAGTTGGTTACAGTGGGGGACACTTTGAGAATCCAACCTACGAAGATGTCTGTAGAGGCAAAACTGGACACGCTGAGGCAGTGGAAGTGGAATATGATCCGGCAATAGTATCTTATGAAGAACTGCTAAATGTGTTTTGGAATAAGCACAATCCGACAATATCAAACCACCAGGAATCGGATGTTGGTGATCAATATCGGTCAGTGATATTTTTCCACACTCCAGAGCAGGAATTATTAGCAAGAGCCTCTAAGGAGCAGCTTGAAAATAGTTCTCGTTATCACAAAAATCCAATTGTGACGGAGATTGTAGCTGCATCACAATTCTATAGAGCAGAAGAGTATCATCAGCAATATCTGGAGAAGCATGGACGAGTGTCTTACAAAATAGGCTAA